One window from the genome of Acinetobacter sp. LoGeW2-3 encodes:
- the bamB gene encoding outer membrane protein assembly factor BamB, whose product MNRKYKLTCALTVLTLALAGCAGKTIKVEEAKPNPLPKLAQAKSLVSVFSNSVSSTDEADPLRLRLDVDNGVVFAINPNGEISAYQGKQRLWQKKITKEGLSAGVEAASGLVIAGNTKGQLFALDQQTGEQRWAAQLSGAIIAPSLVHADRVITVANDGMVFAHEVSTGKQVWTYKLPNVQFSLRGMAAPVALDPRHVLISSANGYIYALDAVTGVPKMQRRVAVSDGRSDIQRLNDIDGEPVVAGQFVVTTSYQGQVTVLDLASQQVIWSEDASSIQRPEVVGNGVFVAQTDGKITAYEITSGQKLWENDQLLNRQLSNPVMLGGDLVVGDLDGVLHLIDPSTGQIIGRSKTSGEVRTLRVIDNQLYVSTRKGAYSIWQNR is encoded by the coding sequence ATGAATAGAAAATACAAACTCACCTGTGCCTTAACAGTCTTAACCCTTGCCCTGGCGGGTTGTGCGGGTAAAACTATTAAAGTGGAAGAAGCCAAGCCAAATCCACTACCGAAACTTGCACAGGCAAAATCACTGGTTTCTGTATTTTCTAACAGTGTTTCTTCTACAGATGAAGCAGATCCATTACGTTTACGTCTTGATGTAGACAATGGTGTTGTTTTTGCCATCAATCCAAATGGTGAAATTTCTGCTTATCAAGGCAAGCAACGTCTATGGCAGAAAAAAATCACTAAGGAAGGCCTAAGCGCAGGTGTTGAAGCAGCTTCTGGTTTGGTGATTGCTGGGAATACCAAAGGTCAACTGTTTGCTTTAGATCAGCAGACGGGTGAACAACGTTGGGCAGCGCAATTGTCGGGTGCTATTATTGCACCATCTTTAGTGCATGCAGACCGTGTGATTACTGTGGCAAATGACGGTATGGTCTTTGCTCATGAAGTCAGCACTGGTAAACAAGTGTGGACTTATAAGCTACCTAATGTACAATTCAGCCTCCGTGGTATGGCAGCGCCAGTCGCACTTGACCCACGTCATGTGTTGATTTCTTCGGCGAATGGTTATATTTATGCCCTAGATGCAGTGACTGGTGTGCCAAAAATGCAGCGCCGTGTAGCCGTGTCTGATGGCCGTTCTGACATCCAACGTTTGAATGATATTGATGGTGAACCAGTCGTAGCTGGTCAGTTTGTAGTAACCACAAGCTATCAAGGTCAGGTGACTGTACTGGATCTGGCTTCACAACAGGTGATCTGGAGTGAAGATGCTAGTAGTATCCAACGTCCAGAAGTGGTCGGTAATGGTGTCTTTGTTGCCCAGACTGATGGTAAAATCACCGCGTATGAAATTACCTCTGGCCAGAAACTCTGGGAAAATGACCAGCTGTTAAACCGTCAGCTGAGCAACCCGGTAATGCTGGGTGGTGATCTGGTCGTCGGTGACCTGGATGGTGTATTACACCTAATTGATCCATCAACTGGACAGATTATTGGTCGTTCTAAAACTTCTGGTGAAGTTCGCACACTGCGTGTGATCGACAACCAGCTCTATGTATCGACACGTAAAGGTGCTTACAGTATCTGGCAGAATCGTTAA
- the hisS gene encoding histidine--tRNA ligase, with amino-acid sequence MSSIVAIKGFNDILPTQTPAWRRLEQHLSGLMDAYGYQQIRLPIVEQTNLFKRSIGDATDIVEKEMYTFLDKGNPPESLTLRPEGTAGCVRAMLEHNLLRGATPKVWYIGPMFRYEKPQKGRYRQFHQFGVETFGVATPDQDAELILMTARLWKRMGVADKVQLELNTLGESEERANYRAALVDFLQAHKADLDEDSQRRLTTNPLRILDSKDAKTQSILENAPKLHDFMGEDTLAHFNQLQQYLTDAGVSFVINQKLVRGLDYYNKTVFEWTTTHLGSQGTVCAGGRYDGLVGQLKGKAEQSVPAVGFAMGMERLLLLLEQVEDNTPVRDCEVFLVADPASQGKALVLAEQIRDQLEAAGSTIRLKVGSQGSMKSQMKKADQSGAIYAAIIGERELEAQTFTVKELATAEQSDVPFADFVAFFTAKISSK; translated from the coding sequence ATGAGTTCAATCGTCGCAATCAAAGGTTTTAATGACATTCTCCCAACGCAAACCCCAGCTTGGAGACGTCTTGAACAGCATCTATCAGGTCTAATGGATGCCTATGGTTATCAACAAATTCGTTTGCCAATCGTTGAACAGACCAATCTGTTCAAACGTTCGATCGGTGATGCAACGGATATCGTTGAAAAAGAAATGTACACATTCCTGGACAAAGGTAATCCACCTGAGTCTTTGACCCTACGTCCTGAAGGCACGGCGGGTTGTGTACGTGCCATGCTTGAACATAACCTACTACGTGGTGCAACGCCGAAAGTGTGGTATATCGGGCCAATGTTCCGTTATGAAAAACCACAGAAAGGTCGTTATCGTCAGTTCCACCAGTTTGGCGTGGAAACTTTTGGTGTGGCTACGCCAGATCAAGATGCTGAACTGATTCTGATGACTGCACGTCTATGGAAACGTATGGGTGTTGCCGATAAGGTTCAACTTGAGCTGAACACACTCGGTGAATCTGAAGAGCGAGCAAATTACCGTGCGGCATTGGTAGATTTTCTGCAAGCGCATAAAGCTGATCTGGATGAAGATTCTCAACGTCGTTTGACCACGAATCCACTGCGTATTCTGGATTCTAAAGATGCCAAAACTCAAAGTATCCTAGAAAATGCGCCAAAACTTCATGATTTTATGGGTGAAGACACACTGGCGCACTTTAACCAGTTGCAGCAATACCTGACTGATGCAGGCGTGAGCTTTGTCATTAATCAGAAACTGGTGCGTGGTCTGGATTATTACAACAAAACTGTATTTGAATGGACGACCACCCACTTGGGTTCACAAGGTACGGTATGTGCCGGCGGCCGTTACGATGGCTTGGTTGGTCAGCTAAAAGGTAAAGCCGAGCAGTCTGTACCTGCGGTTGGTTTTGCAATGGGTATGGAGCGTTTACTGCTTCTACTTGAGCAAGTAGAAGACAATACGCCAGTACGTGATTGTGAAGTGTTCCTGGTGGCAGATCCTGCTTCTCAAGGTAAGGCACTGGTGCTGGCTGAACAGATCCGTGACCAGTTAGAAGCTGCAGGCAGCACAATTCGTCTGAAAGTGGGCTCACAAGGTTCAATGAAATCGCAAATGAAAAAGGCAGACCAGTCTGGTGCGATCTATGCTGCGATCATCGGTGAGCGCGAACTTGAAGCACAGACTTTTACCGTAAAAGAGCTGGCAACGGCAGAGCAATCGGATGTGCCATTTGCTGATTTTGTGGCATTCTTTACAGCTAAAATTTCTTCAAAATAA
- a CDS encoding YfgM family protein: MSAIDGDDQLESLKSFTKKYGSSIITGILVALIAFFGWEYWQKKNLAESQKQTAKVQQLMDDARSTQGDAFAKLSDTADKIVKEAPDSAQAIQTQLVMAKLAYDKEDYAAAERALKKVENSKVDDAGLVQVVKLRLAYAQLAQKKYDAALKTLEAVTEPAFKATADEARGDIYVAKNDIENAKKVYQSAWDALVERKEERQILQIKLESVGVLVDDPEIERPIIDTQVEETE, encoded by the coding sequence ATGAGCGCAATTGATGGTGATGATCAACTTGAAAGTTTGAAATCCTTCACGAAGAAGTATGGTTCTTCAATCATTACCGGGATTCTGGTTGCGCTGATTGCCTTTTTCGGATGGGAATATTGGCAGAAGAAAAACCTGGCGGAGTCGCAAAAGCAAACCGCCAAGGTACAGCAGTTAATGGATGATGCGCGTTCTACACAGGGCGACGCATTTGCTAAACTGTCTGATACTGCGGATAAGATTGTCAAAGAAGCCCCGGATTCAGCGCAAGCGATTCAGACTCAGCTGGTGATGGCAAAGCTGGCGTATGACAAAGAAGATTATGCGGCAGCTGAACGTGCACTGAAGAAAGTCGAAAACTCTAAGGTGGATGATGCGGGTCTGGTGCAGGTGGTTAAATTGCGTCTGGCTTATGCTCAGCTGGCACAGAAAAAATATGATGCAGCACTGAAAACTTTGGAAGCGGTCACTGAACCTGCTTTTAAAGCAACTGCAGATGAAGCACGTGGTGATATCTATGTTGCCAAAAATGATATTGAAAATGCCAAGAAAGTGTATCAAAGTGCATGGGATGCTTTGGTAGAACGCAAAGAAGAACGTCAGATTTTACAAATTAAACTAGAAAGTGTTGGCGTATTGGTCGATGATCCTGAAATTGAACGCCCGATTATAGATACACAAGTGGAAGAAACTGAATGA